From a region of the Alnus glutinosa chromosome 1, dhAlnGlut1.1, whole genome shotgun sequence genome:
- the LOC133858735 gene encoding probable aquaporin NIP-type, whose translation MASPDIIKVEEGDSSSSNTNGNSGMCNSSDIVQLVQKVIAEVIGTYFLVFAGCGSGVVNKIYGSVSFPGICIVWGLILMVMIYSVGHISGAHFNPAVTITFAIFRRFPLKQVPLYIAAQMIGSILASATLCALFPINNKYFFGTTPVGSNFQALFIEIITSFLLMFVICGVATDNRAIGELAGIAVGMTVTLNMFISGPISGGSMNPARSIGPALLLRMYKGLWVYIAGPLAGTILGGFAYNMIRLTDKPLRELTKSGSFLKSMSKK comes from the exons ATGGCTTCACCAGACATCATAAAGGTTGAAGAAGGGGATAGCTCTTCTTCCAACACCAATGGAAATTCCGGGATGTGTAATTCTTCCGACATTGTTCAGCTCGTTCAAAAG gTAATAGCTGAAGTTATTGGGACGTATTTCTTAGTATTTGCCGGGTGTGGCTCGGGGGTGGTTAATAAGATATATGGTTCAGTATCATTTCCCGGGATTTGTATAGTTTGGGGTTTGATTCTCATGGTCATGATTTATTCTGTTGGTCATATCTCCGGCGCCCACTTTAATCCGGCAGTCactatcacttttgcaatcttTAGACGTTTCCCTCTCAAACAG GTGCCTCTATACATCGCGGCGCAGATGATAGGATCAATTCTTGCTAGTGCCACGTTATGCGCTCTTTTTCCTATAAATAACAAGTATTTCTTCGGAACGACACCGGTTGGGTCCAATTTTCAAGCTCTCTTTATTGAGATAATCACCTCCtttcttttgatgtttgttatTTGCGGCGTTGCCACTGACAATAGAGCG ATTGGAGAATTGGCGGGAATTGCTGTGGGGATGACAGTAACCTTAAACATGTTTATTTCTGG GCCAATAAGTGGAGGATCTATGAACCCTGCCAGGAGCATTGGGCCTGCTCTTCTCTTGCGCATGTACAAGGGACTTTGGGTTTACATAGCTGGGCCCCTCGCAGGGACCATTCTTGGTGGTTTCGCCTATAATATGATTAGATTAACTGACAAACCACTCCGGGAGTTAACCAAGAGTGGATCTTTTCTCAAAAGCATGTCCAAAAAATAG